One Miscanthus floridulus cultivar M001 chromosome 11, ASM1932011v1, whole genome shotgun sequence DNA window includes the following coding sequences:
- the LOC136492562 gene encoding cell wall integrity and stress response component 4-like, translated as MGTCVSKCYPCFPCHPIPCNTSSSTAGISQASPAVHPHPHPHPLPGEAGAASASPTTTSSSLSLSLSLVASTSLCASSSGSSSSSSAASSSSYLWRRRPRELALLPNASTSTSNSISSREWDVVVLDPKSKSSDSDRCKPISGRGSDDRHRLAAPTPKRARSVSPLSARPAPPPPPGSYEQQQQHKKKRQNTGRRSTTATQREVVALAQARNKDKKKKTEVSQSQSLRRRLEAKISSSAHADSTTAAALAQVTPADDLTNPIISMDCFIFL; from the coding sequence ATGGGCACCTGCGTTAGCAAATGCTACCCCTGTTTCCCTTGTCATCCTATTCCTTGCAACACTTCCAGTTCCACCGCCGGCATCTCGCAGGCTTCTCCTGCCGtgcacccgcacccgcacccgcacccattgccaggggaagcaggagcgGCTTCCGCTTctcccaccaccacctcctcctcgctGTCGCTGTCGCTGTCACTGGTGGCGTCCACTTCCTTGTGCGcctcctcctccggctcctcGTCGTCATCGTCTGCGGCTTCATCCTCCTCCTACTTGTGGCGGCGGAGGCCGCGTGAGCTGGCCCTCCTCCCCAacgccagcaccagcaccagcaacaGCATCTCGTCTCGGGAGTGGGACGTTGTGGTGCTGGACCCCAAGTCCAAGTCGTCCGACTCCGACCGTTGCAAGCCCATCAGTGGCCGTGGCAGTGACGACAGGCACAGGCTTGCAGCGCCCACGCCCAAGCGCGCGCGGTCGGTGTCCCCCTTGTCCGCCCGCCcggcaccgccaccgccaccgggctcctacgagcagcagcagcagcacaagaAGAAGAGGCAGAACACCGGCAGGCGGAGCACGACGGCAACACAGCGGGAGGTCGTCGCGCTCGCGCAGGCCAGgaacaaggacaagaagaagaagacagaggtgagccagagccagagcctGAGGAGGAGATTGGAGGCCAAGATCTCATCCTCAGCTCATGCAGATTCCACTACTGCTGCTGCGCTTGCGCAGGTGACGCCGGCCGATGACCTCACCAATCCCATCATCTCCATGGATTGCTTCATCTTCCTCTGA